The stretch of DNA TTCGGAACTGGTTTCTTctgttttctaaatatttacaaattcagATCCAAAAACCTCAAACAGCACACTCCAAGTTCATTGACATTCCAACCAAAACATGCTATATTTATTAGTAATGGCACATTGATCTATATGACATGGTGGAATATTAGGAGCTGAAAAACTATATCTACTATCATTAATTAAGCAGTGATTATGAACAAATATAAAGCATGAAACGTGAAGCATCAAAATTTATAAGgtattgatgatgatgatgatgatgacgatggTGATGAATCAAGAAGAAGGAAAAGCATCTTTGACAGCAGAAGCAGCAGTGAGATAGTTAAGCGTGTTCTTGAgcgtctctttctctctcttcaacCTCTTCGCCGTGTCCTCCAGTTCCAACAGCGCCTGCTGCTCCCTGGGAGCACCCTCGAAGGTGCTTCCGACGAAGAACGAAAACGGCGTCGGAAAGAGGTTCCGTCTCAAATCCCCCATCTCCTTCTCACCTTTCCCTCCCAACCGGTTCGAGAGGCGTATGACGTCCTTCATGTACCCCTCCACCTCGCGGGCCAGCGCCTCCGCGTCGTCTCCGGCGTCGTTCTCCGGCGGGCGGTCCTCCAGCCACGTGACGCGTCCCACGAGGTAGGGTTTGCTGCGGACGACGTCGTTGACGCGGAACCTCTCCTGCCCTTTGCAGACCAGGAAGAAGCGGTCGTCGACGAGGCGCTCGTGCTTCACCACCTCCCCGACGCAGCCCACTTCCGAGGTGCCGGATACGGCGTCGTGGTAGACGACGCCGAAGCGGAGGTCGGTGTGGAGGAGCGTGTGCATCATGATGCGGTAGCGGAACTCGAAGATCTGCAGAGGGAGGATCGCGCCCGGAAAGAGGACGAGAGGGAGAGGGAAGAGAGGCAGCTCGACGGCGTCGTCTTGCGGCTTGTCGGAGGCGGAGCAGCGGAGAGAGTGGAGAGTCCGGCGACGGCGGAAGAGAGAGGAGGGTAAGAATAtattggcggcggcggcggtgGTGGTTGTGTGAGGGAGAGAAGTGCATGGTAGGAGGTGTGGCATTGGGAAAGATGCCATTTTTGTGTTTGGTTTAGAAGAAGGGAGACAGGGATTGCATTGCATGATTTAGTTTGTGTTTGTGTGGTTTTTTTGTGGCATTGTTTTGGTGATTTTTGGAGTTGAGAGAGTGAAAGAACATCCTTTGGAATGATCtttgttattaatgttttatgtttggattggatagagaaaatgtgtgGAATTTTGGTGGAAGAAGAGTTCTCTCAGTGGATATAGTGTGTAAGTGGTATAGAATATTCCACGTGTGACTCTTCGCCTTCCAACAATTATCTCACAAAACATAagaatactaataaataaattcaaaaaaaaataaaaaataggttaCAATTGAAGCTCAACACTAACGTAATGTTAACATTTCACTGTTCTATCTCTGATTTCCGTTGGGCTGTTTTCTGTTGTGGCAACTAAAGAATCCACTCCCATTCAAACCCGTATTTTGAGTTGTTCATGCTATTTACACTTCCCTTTTATGCTAGATGCACTCCCttgtgattattttatttaaacggcatattttttttctaatgttttAGAAAGTACTtttttacaagaaaataaaatatgttctGTAAAACAAAGCACATAATGTTAAATGAAATAAGAGTAATCTAGGAAGTATTTTCAAAATACTATCTTTTGCACAACAATAAtatgtttcaaataatatttttcatttttaatgttccagaaaatgtgttttttatgGTGTGTTGTGaacataaaatgtgtttatgaaaattagttttttctctTTATCACTATGAAGCTTTAGAAGTGAATCTCAGAAAATTTAGTGTAAGTTCTCATAATTCAATGTcgaatttttcttaaatttattatcaaGTGAGCACCTATTAGTTTCAATGTGGTGTCTAACGTCTTGGATTACGAAAACTCATTACCAAGTGAGCGACCAGTGATTGTAGGGTGGCACTCATCATTTCCACCACCGGAGGTAAGTGACTTTGAAATTCTAAACTTGTGCCCAACAATGTTGTAATGCTGTCCAACGCTATACCAAAAATCATAAGTTATCCAATGCGCAggcttacattttttttttcatcttttctttcaTGTAACATACCATGTTATGTTAAATTAGATCTTAGACAAAACAAATCGGACATCTTATTATAGCTAAATAAACTTCACAGATCACTTATTACTAGTGCAGAAATTCATTTTTACCTCGTCTTATATGCCTCAGTTGTCCAGGAACAGAAGCATATAATGGCACGGTGACATTTTTACAATTTCAGataacttttatgcctcggttcagcttAACCCAAAGCAAAAGAGGCTCATATGCTTCGGTTCGCCAAAAAGCAGTGCCAAAGGAGGCTCATATGCTTCAGTTACACAGACCTGAAGCCAAAAACCCACTAGTTGTTAcctctttggcctcgggtgggtCTGAACCGGTGCCAAATAGGGCTATATGCCtcagttcaattaataaccgaggtcATATGGTTTAATTAGGGCACCAAATTCGCGAGCcccctttctcttcttcttccccgcgcCCCTCTCTGCAACAGCACTCTTTCTCTTCTCCCTCCGGCATGGCTATTCCAGGCGCGGTGGTGATGTCGTCGACGTTCCAGATGCAACAATGGTGGCTCTGGTGGC from Vigna unguiculata cultivar IT97K-499-35 chromosome 8, ASM411807v1, whole genome shotgun sequence encodes:
- the LOC114193967 gene encoding uncharacterized protein LOC114193967, with the protein product MQCNPCLPSSKPNTKMASFPMPHLLPCTSLPHTTTTAAAANIFLPSSLFRRRRTLHSLRCSASDKPQDDAVELPLFPLPLVLFPGAILPLQIFEFRYRIMMHTLLHTDLRFGVVYHDAVSGTSEVGCVGEVVKHERLVDDRFFLVCKGQERFRVNDVVRSKPYLVGRVTWLEDRPPENDAGDDAEALAREVEGYMKDVIRLSNRLGGKGEKEMGDLRRNLFPTPFSFFVGSTFEGAPREQQALLELEDTAKRLKREKETLKNTLNYLTAASAVKDAFPSS